Proteins encoded by one window of Campylobacter concisus:
- a CDS encoding peptidylprolyl isomerase, protein MKKLLFLAAGMLSALNLYSAQMINGIAAIVENEPITLYEVYSLKEQLRASEQDALNLLIRDRLEDAQIKNLNISVTPFELNDRIESIAKQNGMTNSQFRSSIQAQGMDFLEFKNNIEKKMLQEKLYKSILAEAGKNVNEQKAKMYFDANPDKFKVFSTARVVVYRAKDPELLEAQKTSPKLLDGVQTQEVSLDYQSIDPRLAAIISSTNNGDYTQPLQGPDSFDMFLVKEKIGSYTPSFADVKDNVINELYQGEQEKLMADYFDKLRAKAKIQILR, encoded by the coding sequence ATGAAAAAATTGCTCTTTTTGGCTGCTGGCATGCTAAGTGCTTTAAATTTATATTCGGCTCAGATGATAAACGGTATCGCAGCTATTGTAGAGAACGAACCAATCACGCTTTATGAAGTTTATAGCTTGAAAGAACAGCTAAGAGCTAGCGAACAAGATGCTTTAAATTTACTCATAAGAGATAGGCTCGAAGATGCTCAGATAAAAAATTTAAACATTAGTGTAACGCCATTTGAGCTAAACGATAGAATCGAATCGATCGCAAAGCAAAATGGCATGACAAATTCGCAGTTTAGAAGCTCTATCCAAGCTCAAGGCATGGACTTTTTGGAGTTTAAAAACAACATAGAAAAAAAGATGCTTCAAGAAAAGCTTTATAAAAGCATCTTGGCTGAAGCTGGTAAAAATGTAAATGAGCAAAAAGCAAAGATGTATTTTGATGCTAATCCTGATAAATTTAAGGTCTTTAGCACCGCTAGAGTCGTAGTTTATAGAGCAAAAGATCCTGAGCTACTTGAGGCTCAAAAGACAAGTCCGAAGCTACTAGACGGCGTGCAAACACAAGAGGTTAGTTTGGACTATCAAAGCATAGATCCAAGGCTTGCTGCGATCATCTCAAGCACAAATAACGGTGACTACACACAGCCTTTGCAAGGGCCTGACAGCTTTGATATGTTTTTAGTAAAAGAGAAGATCGGCTCATACACACCAAGCTTTGCAGACGTTAAGGATAATGTTATAAACGAGCTTTATCAAGGTGAGCAAGAAAAACTTATGGCTGATTATTTTGACAAACTCCGCGCAAAAGCAAAGATTCAAATTTTAAGATAA
- a CDS encoding ATP-binding cassette domain-containing protein — MVRSSLKELISYPNKNEQNDSEIYKILARVGLSKFKNLDEILDYPKIMSGGEAQRLNFARVYLAKPKFLFLDEATSALDNASAAEILKNLKSDFKELGVMMITHQRELFELFDEIINIRSE; from the coding sequence TTGGTTAGATCTAGCCTAAAAGAACTCATCTCCTATCCGAACAAGAATGAGCAAAATGATAGTGAAATTTATAAAATTTTAGCCAGAGTTGGCCTTAGCAAATTTAAAAATTTAGATGAAATTTTAGACTATCCTAAGATTATGAGTGGAGGCGAGGCTCAGAGGCTAAATTTTGCCAGAGTCTATCTTGCAAAGCCTAAATTTCTATTCTTAGACGAGGCAACCTCAGCACTTGATAATGCTTCAGCAGCTGAAATTTTGAAAAATTTAAAGAGCGATTTTAAGGAACTTGGCGTGATGATGATCACACATCAACGCGAGCTTTTTGAACTTTTTGATGAAATTATAAATATAAGGAGTGAGTAA
- a CDS encoding malic enzyme-like NAD(P)-binding protein gives MTHVTKEEALNYHIGGKIEIKVKTPCETSRDLSMAYTPGVAEPCKEIEADNELAYKYTNKANLVAVITDGTAVLGLGDIGAIAGKPVMEGKSVLFKKFANVDAFDIELDEHDPDKIVEICKALAPTFGGINLEDIRAPKCFEIERKLQEAVDIPVMHDDQHGTAMITSAGMINAMEISGKDISKIKIVVSGAGAAGIACAKMYKALGAKHIVMIDSKGVIHSKRTDLTPEKVEFALETEDRTLADAMRGADMFLGLSKPGVLTKEMVASMNKEPIIFALANPVPEIYPEDVEAVRSDVMMGTGRSDYPNQVNNVLGFPFIFRGALDVRAKKITENMKMAAARALAQLAKEPVPAEVLKASGVSELKFGKEYIIPKPFDKRVLTAVAPAVAKAAVEDGVARVKDFDVEAYKAKLAKGF, from the coding sequence ATGACACATGTAACTAAAGAAGAAGCACTAAACTACCACATAGGCGGTAAGATCGAGATAAAGGTAAAGACGCCTTGCGAGACGTCAAGAGACCTTTCAATGGCCTATACACCAGGTGTTGCAGAGCCTTGCAAAGAGATAGAAGCTGACAATGAACTAGCTTATAAATATACAAATAAAGCAAATCTAGTAGCCGTTATCACCGATGGTACGGCTGTCCTTGGGCTTGGCGACATCGGTGCGATCGCTGGCAAGCCAGTTATGGAAGGAAAGTCAGTTTTATTTAAAAAATTTGCAAACGTAGATGCCTTTGACATCGAGCTAGACGAGCATGATCCAGATAAGATCGTTGAGATTTGCAAGGCCCTTGCTCCGACATTTGGTGGTATAAATTTAGAAGACATCCGTGCTCCAAAGTGCTTTGAGATCGAGAGAAAGCTTCAAGAAGCAGTTGATATCCCTGTAATGCACGACGATCAGCACGGCACGGCGATGATAACAAGTGCTGGCATGATAAATGCGATGGAAATTTCTGGCAAAGATATATCTAAGATAAAAATCGTAGTTAGCGGCGCAGGCGCAGCTGGCATTGCGTGCGCGAAGATGTATAAAGCGCTTGGTGCAAAACACATCGTTATGATAGATAGCAAAGGCGTAATTCATTCAAAAAGAACAGACCTAACACCTGAAAAGGTAGAGTTCGCGCTTGAAACTGAGGATAGAACTCTAGCTGATGCGATGAGGGGTGCTGATATGTTTTTAGGTCTTTCTAAGCCTGGTGTTCTTACAAAAGAGATGGTTGCTTCAATGAACAAAGAGCCTATCATCTTTGCTTTGGCAAACCCAGTGCCTGAAATTTATCCAGAGGATGTTGAGGCTGTAAGAAGTGACGTTATGATGGGTACAGGCAGAAGCGACTATCCTAACCAAGTAAATAACGTTTTAGGCTTTCCATTCATCTTTAGAGGTGCGCTTGACGTTAGAGCTAAAAAGATCACTGAAAATATGAAAATGGCTGCGGCTAGAGCGCTTGCACAGCTTGCAAAAGAGCCAGTACCAGCTGAAGTTTTAAAAGCAAGTGGCGTTAGCGAGCTAAAATTTGGCAAAGAGTATATCATCCCAAAACCATTTGACAAGCGCGTATTAACAGCAGTCGCTCCAGCAGTTGCAAAAGCTGCGGTTGAAGATGGCGTGGCGAGAGTAAAAGATTTTGATGTTGAGGCTTACAAAGCCAAGCTTGCAAAAGGATTTTAA
- a CDS encoding ribonuclease domain-containing protein, with product MNKRLLPALVAFIIAIIVGTFFFSNNGSEANKNAQILLEQLNKEGQKSQSLAENGSYTSKDEVALYIYKFNKLPKNFITKKEALELGWDAKNGNLWQISGGKSIGGDRFSNREKRLPEADGRKWFECDVNYNGGRRGAERILYSNDGLIYYTPDHYEHFYLLYEKRMQ from the coding sequence TTGAATAAAAGACTTTTGCCAGCCTTAGTCGCCTTTATCATTGCTATTATTGTTGGCACTTTTTTCTTTTCAAATAATGGTAGTGAAGCAAATAAAAATGCTCAAATTTTACTTGAGCAACTAAACAAAGAGGGACAAAAAAGCCAGAGCCTTGCAGAAAATGGCTCATACACTTCAAAAGATGAGGTCGCTCTTTATATCTATAAATTTAACAAGCTGCCAAAGAATTTCATAACCAAAAAAGAGGCACTTGAACTTGGCTGGGATGCAAAAAACGGAAATTTATGGCAGATAAGCGGCGGCAAAAGCATTGGCGGAGATAGATTTTCAAACAGAGAAAAGAGGCTGCCTGAGGCTGATGGCAGAAAGTGGTTTGAGTGCGATGTGAATTATAATGGCGGCAGGCGCGGCGCTGAGAGAATTTTATACTCAAACGACGGGCTTATTTACTACACGCCCGATCACTACGAGC
- the gltX gene encoding glutamate--tRNA ligase: MIVTRFAPSPTGYLHIGGLRTALYNYLYARANNGKFLLRIEDTDLKRNSEEATQAIKEAFAWCKLDHDGEVTYQSKRFDLYKEYVKKLLEEGKAYKCYMSKDELEELRASQEARKERPKYDNRYRDFTGTPPAGIEPVIRIKAPLSGEIVIHDGIKGEVKFKVEDILDDFIIARSDGTPTYNFTVVIDDALMGVTDVIRGDDHLSNTPKQIVLYEALGFKIPKFYHVAMINGEDGKKLSKRHGATDVMEYKKMGYLPEALLNFLVRLGWSHGDDEIFTIEDMLKYFNPNDINKSSSTYNAQKLDWLNSHYIKTLPYERLAHDMLEFGVDFKALVKGELLLNSLRERSKTLIEMANSANTIINAPKSYDEKAWAKFINENSKEILAKFAQILDRDLDAKGYEELTNKFLEQNGLKLKDLAQALRIALTGSSVSPSIFEVLEVVGSSETKNRIQNLLKEEK, from the coding sequence ATGATAGTTACTAGATTTGCTCCGTCGCCTACTGGATATCTACATATAGGCGGACTTAGGACAGCCCTTTATAATTATTTATACGCAAGAGCTAATAATGGAAAATTTTTACTTCGCATCGAAGATACTGATTTAAAACGAAACTCAGAAGAGGCCACGCAAGCCATAAAAGAAGCGTTTGCTTGGTGCAAGCTAGATCACGACGGCGAAGTGACATATCAATCAAAAAGATTTGATCTTTACAAAGAGTATGTTAAAAAACTACTTGAAGAAGGCAAAGCATATAAATGCTATATGAGCAAGGACGAGCTTGAAGAGCTTAGAGCTAGCCAGGAGGCAAGAAAAGAGCGTCCAAAATATGATAATAGATATAGAGATTTTACTGGCACTCCTCCAGCTGGTATCGAGCCAGTCATCCGTATAAAAGCTCCATTAAGTGGCGAAATCGTCATACATGATGGCATAAAAGGTGAGGTTAAATTTAAGGTTGAAGACATATTAGATGACTTCATCATCGCAAGAAGCGACGGTACACCAACTTATAACTTCACGGTTGTGATAGATGACGCACTAATGGGTGTAACAGACGTCATCCGCGGCGATGATCACCTCTCAAATACCCCAAAACAGATCGTTCTTTACGAGGCACTTGGCTTTAAGATTCCAAAATTTTATCACGTCGCTATGATAAACGGCGAGGATGGCAAAAAGCTTAGCAAAAGACACGGCGCAACTGACGTTATGGAGTATAAAAAGATGGGCTACTTGCCTGAAGCGCTCTTAAATTTCCTTGTTCGTCTTGGCTGGAGCCACGGTGATGATGAGATTTTTACTATCGAGGATATGCTTAAATACTTCAATCCAAACGATATCAACAAAAGCTCAAGCACTTATAATGCTCAAAAGCTTGACTGGCTAAATTCTCACTACATTAAGACCCTGCCTTATGAGAGACTAGCTCACGATATGCTTGAGTTTGGCGTGGATTTTAAAGCTTTGGTAAAGGGCGAGCTACTACTAAATTCTCTCCGCGAGAGATCAAAGACACTAATCGAAATGGCAAATAGCGCAAACACGATCATCAACGCTCCAAAAAGCTACGATGAGAAAGCCTGGGCTAAATTTATAAATGAAAATAGTAAAGAAATTTTGGCTAAATTTGCTCAAATTTTAGATCGTGACCTTGACGCAAAGGGCTACGAGGAGCTAACAAATAAATTTTTAGAGCAAAATGGCTTAAAGCTAAAAGACCTAGCTCAGGCTCTAAGAATAGCGCTAACTGGCTCAAGCGTGAGCCCAAGCATCTTTGAAGTGCTTGAAGTAGTGGGCAGTAGCGAGACGAAAAATAGAATACAAAATTTATTAAAGGAAGAGAAATGA
- the upp gene encoding uracil phosphoribosyltransferase → MQNVKLISHPLIEHKLTILRDKNTQPFQFRMLVDEISYLMIFEATRNLKVKDVKVQTPVAVADAKRLTTKVMICPILRAALGMLDSVFTIIPDASVGFLGFQRNEETAQAEFFYAKLPKDAKERMAIIIDPMFATGGTAIDAVKFLREKGVKEIKFISIIAAPEGLKRFSEIYPDVEVYTASIDEKLNEKNYIVPGLGDAGDRVFNTL, encoded by the coding sequence ATGCAAAACGTTAAACTCATCTCGCACCCACTGATCGAGCATAAATTAACTATTTTACGTGATAAAAACACCCAACCTTTTCAGTTTCGTATGCTAGTTGATGAGATCAGTTATCTTATGATCTTTGAGGCGACTAGAAATTTAAAGGTAAAAGATGTCAAAGTCCAAACTCCAGTTGCGGTGGCAGATGCAAAGAGGCTTACTACAAAAGTGATGATATGCCCCATCTTAAGGGCTGCTCTTGGTATGCTTGATAGCGTTTTTACTATCATTCCAGATGCGAGTGTGGGCTTTTTGGGCTTTCAGCGAAACGAAGAGACAGCACAAGCTGAGTTTTTCTACGCGAAGCTTCCAAAAGACGCAAAAGAACGCATGGCGATCATCATCGATCCTATGTTTGCAACTGGTGGCACGGCGATAGATGCGGTCAAATTCTTACGTGAAAAGGGCGTTAAGGAGATCAAATTTATCTCTATCATCGCTGCTCCTGAGGGGCTAAAGAGATTTAGCGAAATTTACCCAGACGTCGAGGTCTATACAGCTTCGATTGATGAGAAGCTAAATGAGAAAAACTATATCGTTCCAGGTCTTGGTGATGCTGGTGATAGAGTTTTTAACACGCTTTAA